One Salvelinus namaycush isolate Seneca chromosome 4, SaNama_1.0, whole genome shotgun sequence genomic window carries:
- the cdk5rap3 gene encoding CDK5 regulatory subunit-associated protein 3 isoform X2, with product MEWYIDQLSPVDWLVDRRHCSLKWQSAVMSIREKINAAMQDMPEKEEIKELLSGSYIHYFHCLRIVDILRGTEASSKNIFGRYSSQRMKDWQEIVSLYEADNVYLAEVASLLSRTVSYEGPALRKQVAKAQQLQQELSRRETECQSSAADLRERFYTGCKQYGIMGENVARELQALVKDLPTTLGEVGRDTAKLEEQIQLYTAFTNFLCDWDEPVLPMLTFAQKRGNPTFYEWRTGKAPAVIERPVMEEAPPDTVTEETIDWGDLGCGTGAEGTQDVITVEDGGVDWGISLEPGSEGTDAGVIDWGESETPIEIEILDMGTDCPDGVARGEDALSILETPQTRSQYIDELMELEVFLTQRLSEMGEEGNVVAMCQFQLAPSIIQGQTCQRIQEMLAEVRHLLQRLTNLRMQHLFMIQASPRYVERVSEVLRQKLKQADILVLKRATLAEKRQEALEEQATLEPRIDLLAQRTHQLHKLIEADISKRYNNRPVNLMGVNV from the exons ATGGAG TGGTACATTGACCAGCTATCCCCTGTAGACTGGCTGGTGGACCGACGACACTGCAGTCTGAAATGGCAGAGTGCTGTAATGAGCATCCGGGAGAAGATCAACGCTGCGATGCAGGACATGCCAGAGAAGGAGGAGATCAAGGAGCTTCTCTCAGGGTCCT ACATCCACTACTTCCACTGCTTGAGGATAGTGGACATCCTGAGGGGGACTGAGGCCTCTTCCAAAAACATCTTTGGCAGATACTCCTCTCAGAGGATGAAG GACTGGCAAGAAATAGTGTCCCTCTATGAGGCAGACAATGTTTACTTGG CGGAGGTGGCCAGCTTGTTGAGCCGCACTGTGAGCTATGAGGGTCCGGCCCTGAGGAAGCAGGTAGCCAAGGCCCAGCAGCTTCAGCAGGAGTTGAGCCGGAGAGAGACTGAGTGCCAGAGCTCTGCCGCGGACCTGAGGGAGCGCTTCTACACAGGCTGCAAGCAGTACGGCATCATG GGGGAAAATGTGGCTCGGGAGCTGCAGGCTCTGGTGAAGGATCTACCAACGACTCTTGGGGAAGTGGGGAGGGACACAGCCAAGCTAGAGGAGCAAATACAACTTTACACAGCCTTCACAAACTTTCTCTGTGACTG GGATGAGCCAGTGCTGCCCATGCTGACTTTCGCCCAAAAGAGAGGTAACCCCACGTTCTATGAGTGGCGAACTGGAAAAGCACCAGCGGTCATCGAGAGGCCTGTAATGGAGGAGGCGCCCCCTGATACGGTCACAGAGGAAACG ATTGACTGGGGTGACCTGGGGTGTGGGACAGGGGCAGAAGGGACACAGGATGTGATCACGGTGGAGGATGGAGGAGTGGACTGGGGCATCAGCCTGGAGCCTGGCTCTGAG GGCACAGATGCAGGTGTCATTGATTGGGGAGAGAGTGAAACCCCTATAGAAATTGAGATCTTAGATATGGGCACGGACT GTCCTGATGGTGTGGCCAGGGGGGAGGATGCTCTGTCTATATTGGAGACCCCACAGACCCGCAGCCAGTACATCGACGAGCTGATGGAG TTGGAGGTATTCCTGACCCAGCGGCTGAgtgagatgggagaggagggcaATGTGGTGGCCATGTGTCAGTTCCAGCTGGCCCCCTCCATCATCCAGGGGCAGACCTGCCAGCGCATCCAGGAGATGCTGGCTGAGGTGCGCCACCTGTTGCAACGGCTGACCAACCTACGGATGCAGCACCTCTTCATGATCCAGGCCTCGCCACG GTACGTGGAGCGTGTCTCGGAGGTCCTGAGGCAGAAGCTGAAGCAGGCAGACATCCTCGTGCTGAAGCGGGCCACACTGGCCGAGAAGAGACAGGAAGCTCTGGAAGAGCAGGCCACCCTGGAGCCCCGCATTGACCTCCTGGCTCAGCGCACCCACCAACTCCACAAACTG ATCGAAGCGGACATTTCAAAACGCTACAACAACCGCCCTGTCAACCTAATGGGAGTCAATGTGTAG
- the cdk5rap3 gene encoding CDK5 regulatory subunit-associated protein 3 isoform X1 — translation MENLQNLPIDIQTSKLLDWLVDRRHCSLKWQSAVMSIREKINAAMQDMPEKEEIKELLSGSYIHYFHCLRIVDILRGTEASSKNIFGRYSSQRMKDWQEIVSLYEADNVYLAEVASLLSRTVSYEGPALRKQVAKAQQLQQELSRRETECQSSAADLRERFYTGCKQYGIMGENVARELQALVKDLPTTLGEVGRDTAKLEEQIQLYTAFTNFLCDWDEPVLPMLTFAQKRGNPTFYEWRTGKAPAVIERPVMEEAPPDTVTEETIDWGDLGCGTGAEGTQDVITVEDGGVDWGISLEPGSEGTDAGVIDWGESETPIEIEILDMGTDCPDGVARGEDALSILETPQTRSQYIDELMELEVFLTQRLSEMGEEGNVVAMCQFQLAPSIIQGQTCQRIQEMLAEVRHLLQRLTNLRMQHLFMIQASPRYVERVSEVLRQKLKQADILVLKRATLAEKRQEALEEQATLEPRIDLLAQRTHQLHKLIEADISKRYNNRPVNLMGVNV, via the exons ATGGAG AATCTTCAAAATCTTCCTATTGACATACAGACTAGTAAGCTTTTAG ACTGGCTGGTGGACCGACGACACTGCAGTCTGAAATGGCAGAGTGCTGTAATGAGCATCCGGGAGAAGATCAACGCTGCGATGCAGGACATGCCAGAGAAGGAGGAGATCAAGGAGCTTCTCTCAGGGTCCT ACATCCACTACTTCCACTGCTTGAGGATAGTGGACATCCTGAGGGGGACTGAGGCCTCTTCCAAAAACATCTTTGGCAGATACTCCTCTCAGAGGATGAAG GACTGGCAAGAAATAGTGTCCCTCTATGAGGCAGACAATGTTTACTTGG CGGAGGTGGCCAGCTTGTTGAGCCGCACTGTGAGCTATGAGGGTCCGGCCCTGAGGAAGCAGGTAGCCAAGGCCCAGCAGCTTCAGCAGGAGTTGAGCCGGAGAGAGACTGAGTGCCAGAGCTCTGCCGCGGACCTGAGGGAGCGCTTCTACACAGGCTGCAAGCAGTACGGCATCATG GGGGAAAATGTGGCTCGGGAGCTGCAGGCTCTGGTGAAGGATCTACCAACGACTCTTGGGGAAGTGGGGAGGGACACAGCCAAGCTAGAGGAGCAAATACAACTTTACACAGCCTTCACAAACTTTCTCTGTGACTG GGATGAGCCAGTGCTGCCCATGCTGACTTTCGCCCAAAAGAGAGGTAACCCCACGTTCTATGAGTGGCGAACTGGAAAAGCACCAGCGGTCATCGAGAGGCCTGTAATGGAGGAGGCGCCCCCTGATACGGTCACAGAGGAAACG ATTGACTGGGGTGACCTGGGGTGTGGGACAGGGGCAGAAGGGACACAGGATGTGATCACGGTGGAGGATGGAGGAGTGGACTGGGGCATCAGCCTGGAGCCTGGCTCTGAG GGCACAGATGCAGGTGTCATTGATTGGGGAGAGAGTGAAACCCCTATAGAAATTGAGATCTTAGATATGGGCACGGACT GTCCTGATGGTGTGGCCAGGGGGGAGGATGCTCTGTCTATATTGGAGACCCCACAGACCCGCAGCCAGTACATCGACGAGCTGATGGAG TTGGAGGTATTCCTGACCCAGCGGCTGAgtgagatgggagaggagggcaATGTGGTGGCCATGTGTCAGTTCCAGCTGGCCCCCTCCATCATCCAGGGGCAGACCTGCCAGCGCATCCAGGAGATGCTGGCTGAGGTGCGCCACCTGTTGCAACGGCTGACCAACCTACGGATGCAGCACCTCTTCATGATCCAGGCCTCGCCACG GTACGTGGAGCGTGTCTCGGAGGTCCTGAGGCAGAAGCTGAAGCAGGCAGACATCCTCGTGCTGAAGCGGGCCACACTGGCCGAGAAGAGACAGGAAGCTCTGGAAGAGCAGGCCACCCTGGAGCCCCGCATTGACCTCCTGGCTCAGCGCACCCACCAACTCCACAAACTG ATCGAAGCGGACATTTCAAAACGCTACAACAACCGCCCTGTCAACCTAATGGGAGTCAATGTGTAG